The genomic interval GCCGGGGACTCGCTCGCACGCTGGACGGACCTGTTTCTGCCGATCCGGCTTGCTTTACAGAAACGATACGTATCGTTATTGTATACCGGCGGCATCGATCAAGACCCCCTCGTTCCGGGATGACAGCCAGCCCCCTGCGGGAAGTCGGCGAAATAGCGCGATCTGGGCGGACATTTCGCGATAATCCGAACACTGCCCAATCGACTCGTGGTGATCCGGGCGGCCTGTGACCGCGCCCGCGACTCTCGGGAGAAAAGGTTTCGATTCGTGGATAAACGAACCACCGAGCAGGAAGTCATCGACGAATTGCGCGATGGCATGACGATCGGGATCGGGGGCTGGGGCTCGCGACGCAAGCCGATGTCGCTGGTGCGCGAAATCATTCGCTCGAAACTCAAGGATCTCACCATCGTTTCCTACGGCGGCCCTGACGTCGGGCTGCTGTGCGCCACGGGCAAAGTAAAGAAAGTCATTTACGGCTTTGTCTCCCTGGACTCGATTCCTCTCGAACCCCATTTCCGAATCGCACGACAGACCGCTTCGATCGAAGCAGTCGAACTCGACGAAGGCATGCTGCAATGGGGATTGTTGGCGGCCGTGCATCGGGTTCCATTCCTTCCGACTCGCGCGGGCCTGGGATCGGATCTGGAAAGAAACAACCCCGATTTCAAGCGGATCCAATCCCCCTACGACGACGGCGAGACCTTCATCGCCATGCCCGCGTTGGAACTCGACGTGGCCCTCATCCACATGAACCGCGGCGATGAATCGGGCAACGGTCAGTTTCTCGGCCCGGACCCCTTCTTCGACGACCTCTACTGCCTTGCGGCCAAGCGCCGATTCATGTCGGTGGAAAAAATCGTTCCAACCCAGGACCTGATCAAGCAAGCCAGCGTCCACACCCTGCGGATCAACCGCACCATGATCGACGGAGTGATCGAAGCCCCAAACGGAGCGCACTTTACCGAGTGTCCCCCGGACTACGAGCGCGACGAAGCATTCCAGAAAGAATACGCCGCGACGGCAAAGGATCTCGAAGCCTGGGAAGCGTTCAAGAAGCGCTACCTCGATGTGTCCTCGGAGAAGGAATATCAGGAGGCTGTAAAGTCTCGATGAGCGAATTCACTAGAGCTGAACAATGTGCGGTCGCGATTGCAGAATGCTTTCGAGGTGACGGAGAAATTTTGGTGAGTCCGATCGGGAACCTGCCGATACTCGGCGCGCGCCTGGCCAAACTCACCTTCGAGCCCGACATCTTGCTGACCGACGGCGTGGCTTCGATCGTCTCGACTTGCCAACCCATTGGCGGGGCGCCCGGCCCCGAACCGATCGTCGAAAGTTGGATGCCGTACCGCACGATTTTCGAGTGCGTGGCTTCCGGACGTCGCCATGTCATGATGGGCGCGACCCAGATCGATCGCTTCGGCAACCAGAACATCGCCTGCATCGGTGACTTCAAGAAGCCCAAGGTTCAACTCCTCGGACTGAGAGGAGCGCCGGGCAACACGATCAATCACACCACGAGCTATTGGGTGCCAAATCACAGTCCCAAGGTATACGTAGAGAAAGTCGACGTCGTTTCGGGACTCGGCTACGACCGCGCCGCGGCATTGGGTCCCGAGGGCTCCCGCTTCCACGAAATCCGGCGGGTGGTGTCCAA from Myxococcales bacterium carries:
- a CDS encoding CoA-transferase; amino-acid sequence: MSEFTRAEQCAVAIAECFRGDGEILVSPIGNLPILGARLAKLTFEPDILLTDGVASIVSTCQPIGGAPGPEPIVESWMPYRTIFECVASGRRHVMMGATQIDRFGNQNIACIGDFKKPKVQLLGLRGAPGNTINHTTSYWVPNHSPKVYVEKVDVVSGLGYDRAAALGPEGSRFHEIRRVVSNLCVIDFGGPDHAMRLVSVHNGVTIDEVVAATSFELVTEDVGETRAPSDAELTILREQLDPNAIATKEVPG
- a CDS encoding acyl CoA--acetate/3-ketoacid CoA transferase subunit alpha, which encodes MTIGIGGWGSRRKPMSLVREIIRSKLKDLTIVSYGGPDVGLLCATGKVKKVIYGFVSLDSIPLEPHFRIARQTASIEAVELDEGMLQWGLLAAVHRVPFLPTRAGLGSDLERNNPDFKRIQSPYDDGETFIAMPALELDVALIHMNRGDESGNGQFLGPDPFFDDLYCLAAKRRFMSVEKIVPTQDLIKQASVHTLRINRTMIDGVIEAPNGAHFTECPPDYERDEAFQKEYAATAKDLEAWEAFKKRYLDVSSEKEYQEAVKSR